One segment of Paraburkholderia caribensis DNA contains the following:
- a CDS encoding endonuclease/exonuclease/phosphatase family protein, whose amino-acid sequence MNAIAPGLREQAAAQDVRALRIATYNIHGTVGADGRPSAERIAGVIRELDADIVALQEVPLGGSFAPNALPVLREMTGMNAIAGPTLDTPERRYGNAILSRLPICATRSLDLSFGTREARGALDVDVETDGPGSGLRVVATHLGLSARERRAQIRALIAAFDTPRMPVLLMGDLNEWFVWGHALRMLVTHFRAAPAPRTFPARLPVFALDRIWMHPADRLIDVTVHRSTLARAASDHLPLVARIAREHH is encoded by the coding sequence ATGAACGCTATCGCCCCCGGCTTGCGCGAACAGGCGGCTGCCCAGGACGTTCGCGCGTTGCGCATCGCCACCTACAACATCCACGGCACGGTCGGCGCCGACGGCCGCCCGTCGGCGGAACGCATCGCGGGCGTGATCCGCGAACTGGACGCCGATATAGTCGCGTTGCAGGAAGTGCCGCTGGGCGGCAGCTTTGCGCCGAATGCGCTGCCTGTCTTGCGCGAAATGACGGGCATGAACGCGATTGCCGGGCCGACGCTCGATACGCCCGAACGACGCTATGGCAACGCAATCCTTAGCCGGCTGCCCATCTGCGCGACGCGTTCGCTCGATCTGTCGTTCGGCACACGCGAAGCGCGCGGCGCGCTCGACGTCGATGTGGAGACGGACGGCCCCGGTTCGGGATTACGGGTCGTGGCGACCCATCTGGGCCTGTCGGCGCGCGAGCGGCGCGCGCAAATCCGCGCGCTGATTGCCGCATTCGATACGCCGCGCATGCCCGTGCTGCTGATGGGCGACCTCAACGAGTGGTTCGTTTGGGGCCACGCGTTGCGCATGCTCGTTACCCATTTTCGGGCGGCGCCCGCGCCGCGCACCTTTCCGGCGCGCCTGCCCGTGTTCGCGCTGGACCGCATCTGGATGCACCCCGCCGACCGTCTGATCGACGTGACGGTGCACCGCAGCACGCTCGCACGTGCCGCATCGGATCACTTACCGCTGGTCGCGCGGATCGCACGGGAGCATCATTAG
- a CDS encoding VTT domain-containing protein has protein sequence MTQTPTITAAAAEPSTINTRAAPGLLRVNRNCEWLEQAPHFRILIDAADYFSTLRNAMARACHTIHIVGWDIDSRLQLVPGGAPDGLPAGLADFLCALAERNRHLRIHILAWDFAMLYAFEREWLPVYKMGWRTHRRIRFRQDGRHPIGASHHQKIVVIDDALAFVGGIDLTSSRWDTPEHHPHAPLRRNAGDTPYQPMHDVQAMFDGPAAHAVSRLVRERWRLATGKPLEVSPDSNGNARIWPADVAADIEDVELGISLTEPAFEGRPLVEQIQQLYVDAIAAAKHAIYIENQYFTASRVGAALAARLADADSPDIAVVGPERTSGWLQEATMGVLRARLHRLLKQADGRQRYAMYAPTIAGMSGTRSQIINVHSKLMTVDNDVLIVGSANLNNRSMVLDTECNITLEARGDPRVQAAIASVRNRLLAEHLDVAPADVQAALDTRRLNDAIAHLRHGERTLMPLDPVISGDLDELASNVSVLDPEAPVAPHELVRHFLPEERGRPLMGKLLALGSLALIVVALGLLWRFTPLRDAVSFTALVHGAQRVHASPLGPFAIVAMYALAASVSVPVTLLIAVSGFVFGALWGSTYAFAGTMISACITYYAGASLGHDAVRKLAGRRINRISEKLGKKGLITVLVLRVVPVAPFTIINLAAGASHISLRDYLAGTVLGMTPGIVLATTFAHQLVAAVRHPSMSGLVLVALIGAALIGLSVALQRFFARRS, from the coding sequence ATGACGCAAACCCCGACCATCACCGCCGCCGCAGCAGAACCGTCGACGATCAACACCCGCGCAGCGCCGGGCCTGCTGCGTGTGAACCGCAACTGCGAATGGCTGGAGCAGGCGCCGCACTTTCGCATCCTGATCGACGCCGCCGACTACTTCTCGACATTGCGTAACGCGATGGCCCGCGCGTGCCACACGATTCATATCGTCGGCTGGGACATCGACAGCCGTTTGCAACTGGTTCCCGGCGGTGCGCCCGATGGTCTTCCCGCCGGTCTCGCCGACTTCCTTTGCGCGCTTGCGGAGCGCAACCGGCATCTGCGCATCCACATCCTCGCGTGGGACTTCGCGATGCTCTACGCGTTCGAGCGCGAATGGCTGCCCGTGTACAAGATGGGCTGGCGCACGCATCGGCGCATCCGCTTCCGGCAGGATGGACGGCATCCCATCGGGGCGTCGCATCATCAGAAGATCGTCGTGATCGACGACGCGCTCGCGTTCGTCGGCGGCATCGATCTCACCAGTTCGCGCTGGGACACGCCCGAGCATCATCCGCACGCGCCCCTGCGCCGCAACGCGGGCGACACGCCCTATCAACCGATGCACGACGTGCAGGCAATGTTCGACGGCCCCGCCGCGCATGCCGTCAGCCGGCTCGTGCGCGAGCGCTGGCGTCTCGCGACGGGCAAGCCGCTCGAGGTCTCGCCTGACTCGAACGGCAACGCCCGTATCTGGCCCGCCGACGTGGCAGCCGATATCGAAGACGTCGAACTCGGCATCTCGCTGACGGAACCGGCGTTCGAAGGACGGCCTCTCGTCGAGCAGATCCAGCAGCTTTACGTCGATGCGATCGCGGCCGCGAAGCACGCCATCTACATCGAGAACCAGTACTTCACGGCGAGCCGCGTCGGTGCCGCGCTCGCCGCGCGTCTCGCGGATGCCGACAGCCCCGACATCGCCGTCGTCGGTCCCGAAAGAACGAGCGGCTGGCTCCAGGAAGCGACGATGGGCGTGCTGCGCGCGCGCCTTCACCGCCTGCTGAAACAGGCCGACGGCCGCCAGCGCTACGCGATGTATGCACCGACCATTGCCGGCATGAGCGGCACGCGCAGTCAGATCATCAACGTGCACAGCAAGCTGATGACCGTCGATAACGACGTCCTGATCGTCGGCAGCGCGAACCTCAACAATCGCTCGATGGTGCTCGACACGGAATGCAACATCACGCTCGAAGCGCGCGGCGATCCGCGCGTGCAGGCCGCCATCGCCTCGGTGCGCAACCGGCTGCTGGCCGAGCACCTCGACGTCGCGCCCGCCGATGTGCAGGCCGCGCTCGACACCCGTCGTCTGAACGACGCCATCGCGCACCTGCGGCACGGCGAACGCACGCTGATGCCGCTCGATCCCGTCATATCCGGCGACCTCGACGAACTGGCTTCGAACGTGTCCGTGCTCGATCCGGAAGCGCCCGTTGCGCCGCATGAACTCGTGCGGCATTTTCTGCCCGAGGAGCGCGGCCGCCCGCTCATGGGCAAACTGCTCGCGCTCGGCTCGCTCGCGCTGATCGTCGTCGCACTCGGTTTGCTGTGGCGCTTTACACCGCTGCGCGATGCGGTCAGCTTCACGGCCCTCGTGCACGGCGCGCAGCGGGTGCACGCGTCGCCGCTCGGGCCGTTTGCGATCGTCGCGATGTATGCGCTCGCGGCGAGCGTCTCGGTGCCCGTCACGCTGCTGATCGCCGTGAGCGGCTTCGTGTTCGGCGCGCTATGGGGCAGTACCTACGCGTTCGCAGGCACGATGATCTCGGCGTGCATTACCTACTATGCCGGGGCGTCGCTCGGTCACGATGCCGTGCGCAAGCTCGCAGGCCGCCGCATCAACCGCATCAGCGAAAAGCTCGGCAAAAAAGGGCTGATTACCGTGCTCGTGCTGCGCGTGGTGCCCGTTGCGCCGTTCACGATCATCAATCTCGCGGCAGGCGCGTCGCATATCTCCCTGCGCGACTATCTGGCGGGCACCGTGCTCGGCATGACGCCGGGCATCGTGCTCGCGACGACCTTCGCCCATCAGCTCGTCGCCGCCGTCCGTCATCCGTCGATGTCGGGGCTCGTGCTCGTCGCGCTGATCGGCGCGGCGTTGATCGGACTGTCGGTCGCGTTGCAACGCTTCTTCGCGCGCCGCTCATGA
- a CDS encoding FAD-dependent oxidoreductase, translating into MATNPNTSMQKVALLSDLADPGMKRVEVNGTQVLLIRRGDTVHAYSADCPHAGAPLEQGALCNGRLICPWHKGTFDIETGALVEPPALLPLTRYPARVEQDDVLVDANAEPSKPATSTAADKRTFAIVGAGAAGAAACAALREAGFAGRIALIDREARTPYDRTVLSKFVPSGEMAPDKIPPLLPDDFFAAHSIDVIQAEVTTLDATARRIDIGSAPSLHYDAALVATGGIPKRLSLQGADAAGVKSRICLLRNRDDARHLVETAAQGQHALVLGASFIGLEVASALRERKLRVTVVAPGNVPFEKQFGPEIGRLFMRLHEVHGVRVRMGHHARSVAAGGADGALRVTLDSGEALACDFVVAGVGMTPATDFIEGVKRNDDRSINVDLSMRAADDLYAAGDIARFEWPSPGSERVRIEHWRVAQQHARIAAHAMLGMPPREPYVPYFWTYHFGKTFEYLGHAKHWDQTKFTGTPDTFEFIALLGEKGKLVAAIGCNREKQTGMLVEAMRHSLSLADAMNIAESA; encoded by the coding sequence ATGGCCACGAACCCAAACACCAGCATGCAAAAGGTCGCCCTGCTCTCCGACCTCGCCGACCCAGGCATGAAGCGCGTCGAGGTGAACGGCACGCAAGTCCTGCTGATACGCCGCGGCGACACCGTGCATGCATACAGCGCCGATTGTCCGCATGCGGGCGCGCCACTCGAACAGGGCGCGCTGTGCAACGGGCGGCTCATCTGTCCGTGGCACAAGGGAACCTTCGACATCGAGACGGGCGCACTCGTCGAACCGCCCGCGCTGCTGCCGTTGACGCGCTATCCGGCGCGCGTCGAACAGGACGACGTGCTCGTCGACGCCAACGCGGAGCCGTCGAAGCCCGCCACATCCACGGCTGCGGACAAGCGCACGTTCGCCATCGTCGGCGCGGGAGCGGCAGGCGCGGCCGCCTGTGCGGCGCTGCGCGAAGCGGGCTTTGCGGGACGCATCGCGCTGATCGATCGCGAGGCGCGCACGCCCTACGACCGCACGGTGCTGAGCAAATTCGTGCCGTCCGGCGAGATGGCGCCCGATAAGATTCCGCCGCTGCTGCCCGACGATTTCTTCGCCGCCCATTCGATAGACGTGATTCAGGCCGAGGTCACCACGCTCGATGCGACGGCGCGGCGCATCGACATCGGCAGCGCGCCTTCCCTTCACTACGACGCGGCCCTCGTTGCAACGGGCGGCATACCAAAGCGGCTGTCACTGCAAGGCGCCGATGCAGCCGGCGTGAAGTCGCGCATCTGCCTGCTGCGCAATCGCGACGACGCGCGACATCTGGTCGAGACGGCCGCGCAAGGGCAGCACGCGCTCGTGCTGGGCGCGAGTTTCATCGGACTGGAAGTCGCGTCGGCGCTGCGCGAGCGCAAGCTGCGCGTGACGGTCGTCGCGCCCGGCAACGTGCCGTTCGAAAAACAGTTCGGCCCGGAAATCGGCAGGCTGTTCATGCGCCTGCATGAAGTGCACGGTGTACGCGTGCGCATGGGCCATCACGCGCGTTCCGTGGCGGCGGGCGGCGCTGACGGCGCATTGCGCGTGACGCTCGACAGCGGCGAAGCGCTGGCATGCGATTTCGTCGTCGCGGGTGTCGGCATGACCCCGGCGACGGATTTCATCGAAGGGGTGAAGCGCAACGACGACAGGAGCATCAACGTCGATCTGTCGATGCGCGCAGCCGACGATCTCTATGCAGCGGGCGACATCGCGCGCTTCGAGTGGCCATCGCCCGGCAGCGAGCGCGTACGGATCGAGCATTGGCGCGTTGCGCAACAGCATGCGCGCATCGCGGCGCACGCCATGCTCGGCATGCCGCCCAGGGAACCGTACGTGCCGTACTTCTGGACGTATCACTTCGGCAAGACGTTCGAGTATCTCGGCCATGCGAAACACTGGGATCAGACGAAGTTCACGGGAACGCCGGATACCTTCGAATTTATCGCGCTGCTCGGCGAGAAGGGAAAGCTGGTGGCGGCTATCGGTTGCAATCGCGAGAAGCAGACGGGCATGCTCGTGGAAGCGATGCGCCACTCACTGAGTCTCGCCGACGCGATGAACATTGCCGAGTCCGCCTGA
- a CDS encoding acyl-CoA dehydrogenase family protein — MNDIGHDPLRRAAPAAWYINSGLRLSDEEPDADIEPRRYALVPALERYLANVRFGDEQAASRAATLDALRARGMDWLPLPGRGETATRWRGLAAVAACDLSLAKLYEGHTDALAILAELGRCDLADDGSWAVWAAEPPNAKLIAHAAGGNALTLEGTKPWCSGAPHVTHALVTAWRGDEPVLAAVELSQAAIAVDPGGWQAVGMRATGTSSVRFDGARAVQVGGAGAYLSRPGFWHGGAGIAACWYGGAAALASILRDSVKRRDEPHACAHLGAADAELSAVAALLRESAAWIDAHPRDDAQQCALRVRVAVEQAAEQVMQHVSRALGAVPFCTDPWFARAIADLPVFLRQSHAERDECALGRTLLDDEAGETWNLGLHPGRD; from the coding sequence ATGAACGATATCGGCCACGATCCCCTGCGGCGCGCCGCGCCCGCTGCGTGGTACATCAACAGCGGGCTGCGTCTTTCCGACGAGGAACCGGACGCCGACATCGAGCCGAGACGTTATGCGCTCGTGCCTGCCCTCGAGCGTTATCTGGCGAACGTGCGCTTCGGTGACGAACAGGCAGCCAGCCGCGCGGCCACGCTCGACGCCTTGCGGGCGCGCGGCATGGACTGGCTGCCGCTGCCGGGCCGGGGCGAAACGGCGACGCGCTGGCGCGGTCTCGCTGCCGTTGCGGCGTGCGATCTGTCGCTGGCGAAACTCTACGAAGGGCACACCGACGCGCTCGCCATCCTCGCGGAATTGGGGCGCTGCGACCTCGCGGACGACGGCAGCTGGGCCGTGTGGGCTGCCGAGCCGCCGAACGCGAAGCTGATCGCGCATGCGGCGGGCGGCAACGCGCTGACGCTCGAAGGCACCAAGCCCTGGTGTTCGGGCGCGCCGCATGTCACGCATGCGTTGGTCACGGCATGGCGCGGCGACGAGCCGGTGTTGGCTGCCGTCGAACTGTCGCAAGCTGCCATCGCCGTCGATCCGGGCGGCTGGCAAGCCGTCGGCATGCGCGCGACGGGCACGAGCAGCGTGCGCTTCGATGGCGCGCGCGCCGTGCAGGTCGGCGGCGCCGGCGCGTATCTGTCGCGCCCGGGCTTCTGGCATGGCGGCGCGGGCATTGCGGCCTGCTGGTACGGCGGTGCGGCGGCGCTCGCATCGATTCTGCGCGATAGCGTCAAGCGTCGCGACGAGCCCCACGCGTGCGCGCATCTGGGTGCCGCCGATGCCGAACTATCCGCCGTGGCCGCGCTGCTGCGCGAGTCGGCGGCATGGATCGACGCGCATCCGCGCGACGACGCGCAGCAATGCGCGTTGCGTGTGCGCGTCGCCGTCGAGCAGGCCGCGGAACAGGTGATGCAGCATGTGTCGCGCGCGCTCGGCGCCGTTCCGTTCTGCACGGACCCGTGGTTCGCACGCGCGATTGCGGATCTGCCTGTGTTTCTGCGCCAGAGCCATGCGGAGCGCGACGAGTGCGCACTGGGCCGGACGCTGCTCGACGACGAAGCGGGCGAGACGTGGAACCTTGGACTTCATCCTGGACGCGACTGA
- a CDS encoding class I SAM-dependent methyltransferase, protein MTFPAAYFDDLYRQDDDPWDYRASWYERRKRWLTIAALPRERYRSGFEPACSNGELSALLAQRCDSLYACDISDHAVRLARERLAGLPNVTVEPRAMPDQWPDASFDLIVIGELCYYLSREATAELARRACASLTADGTLVACHWRHPFEGRLQTADAVHASFDALPALNRLVQHAEHDLLLDVWSKDGHSVAQGEGLV, encoded by the coding sequence ATGACTTTTCCCGCCGCCTATTTCGACGATCTGTACCGACAGGACGACGACCCCTGGGACTATCGCGCAAGCTGGTATGAGCGCCGCAAGCGCTGGCTGACCATCGCGGCGCTGCCGCGCGAGCGCTACCGGTCGGGCTTCGAACCGGCGTGTTCGAACGGGGAGTTGTCCGCGCTGCTCGCGCAGCGTTGCGATAGCCTGTATGCGTGCGACATCAGCGATCACGCCGTGCGTCTCGCGCGCGAACGTCTTGCAGGACTGCCCAACGTCACCGTCGAACCGCGCGCGATGCCGGACCAATGGCCCGACGCGAGTTTCGATCTGATCGTGATCGGCGAGTTGTGCTATTACCTGTCGCGCGAAGCGACGGCCGAACTGGCGCGGCGCGCGTGCGCATCGTTGACGGCGGACGGCACGCTGGTCGCGTGTCACTGGCGTCACCCGTTCGAAGGCAGGCTGCAAACCGCCGACGCTGTCCACGCGAGCTTCGACGCACTGCCCGCGCTGAACCGGCTCGTGCAACACGCGGAGCACGATCTGCTGCTGGACGTGTGGTCGAAGGACGGGCATTCGGTTGCGCAGGGCGAGGGGCTCGTATGA
- a CDS encoding glycosyltransferase family 2 protein: protein MIGIVIPAHDEEELLADCLQAARIAAAHPELRGERVKIVVALDSCTDRSESIARCFDTHALTLDVRNVGKARAAGAATLIEQGVRWLAFTDADSRVAPDWLVAQLALDAEAVCGPVLVEDWREHDALTREAFYRAYMNADGHRHIHGANLGVSARAYCRVGGFPPLTCSEDVALVGLLVETGARIAWSAAPRVVTSARIASKVRGGFGDTLQGLMAHE from the coding sequence ATGATCGGCATCGTGATACCCGCGCACGACGAAGAGGAACTGCTCGCCGATTGCCTGCAGGCGGCGCGGATCGCGGCTGCGCATCCGGAGTTGCGCGGCGAGCGGGTGAAGATCGTCGTGGCGCTCGATAGTTGCACGGACCGGTCTGAGTCGATTGCGCGCTGCTTCGACACTCATGCATTGACGCTCGATGTGCGCAACGTCGGCAAGGCGCGGGCAGCGGGCGCGGCGACGCTGATCGAGCAGGGCGTGCGCTGGCTCGCGTTCACCGATGCCGACAGCCGGGTCGCGCCGGACTGGCTGGTCGCGCAACTTGCGCTCGATGCGGAAGCAGTGTGCGGTCCCGTGCTCGTCGAAGACTGGCGCGAGCACGATGCACTAACCCGCGAAGCGTTTTATCGCGCGTACATGAATGCGGATGGCCATCGGCATATTCATGGCGCGAATCTCGGCGTGTCGGCGCGAGCGTATTGCCGCGTCGGCGGATTTCCGCCGCTCACGTGCAGCGAGGATGTCGCGCTGGTGGGACTGCTGGTCGAGACGGGGGCGCGGATCGCGTGGAGCGCGGCGCCGCGTGTGGTGACGAGCGCGCGGATTGCCTCCAAGGTGCGGGGCGGGTTCGGGGATACGCTGCAGGGGCTGATGGCGCACGAATGA
- a CDS encoding TetR/AcrR family transcriptional regulator → MDDSTNLPRLTDRKRAAVIEAAIDEFRAAGFDATSMDRIAARASVSKRTVYNHFPSKEALFAAILQQLWDASKAGDAPGYRADLPLRPQLIELLAQKLRLLNDEAFMSLARVAIAAGIHSPERARDMVARIGEREEGLTVWIRAAASDGRLDTPNPAFAAQQLHGLVKGFAFWPQVTMGQPSLTAEEQKQVAESSADMFLARYRAASNGTD, encoded by the coding sequence ATGGACGACAGCACCAACCTTCCCCGTCTGACCGACCGCAAACGCGCGGCCGTCATCGAAGCGGCCATCGACGAATTTCGCGCGGCCGGTTTCGACGCGACCAGCATGGACCGGATCGCCGCGCGCGCGAGCGTGTCGAAGCGCACCGTGTACAACCACTTTCCCAGCAAGGAGGCGCTGTTCGCGGCGATCCTTCAGCAGCTATGGGACGCCAGCAAGGCAGGCGATGCGCCCGGCTATCGCGCGGACCTGCCGTTGCGCCCGCAATTGATCGAACTGCTCGCACAGAAACTGCGGCTGCTGAACGACGAGGCATTCATGTCGCTCGCGCGGGTCGCGATCGCGGCGGGCATTCATTCGCCGGAGCGCGCGCGGGACATGGTGGCGCGTATCGGTGAACGCGAGGAAGGACTGACCGTGTGGATACGCGCAGCCGCCTCCGATGGCAGGCTCGATACGCCGAACCCGGCGTTCGCCGCGCAGCAGTTGCATGGTCTGGTGAAGGGCTTCGCGTTCTGGCCGCAAGTGACGATGGGCCAGCCGTCGCTGACGGCGGAGGAACAGAAGCAGGTCGCCGAGTCGTCGGCGGATATGTTTCTGGCGCGCTACAGGGCGGCTTCGAACGGCACGGACTGA
- a CDS encoding MBL fold metallo-hydrolase gives MKSIIGSINQVLGFAAAQRSRALSSMSPQHDGERFRNVKPRPVEGLGKTLRIAWNVIFNKPRGTEPSGALPVDALTRADLDAAPDRSLFRLGHSTMLLKLRGQFWLTDPVFAERASPFKRMGPKRFHAPPIARDALPPLRGVILSHDHYDHLDRETVLALAETTGVFLTPLGVGDRLIEWGIDASKVRQFDWWQGVEIDGVRLTATPSQHFSGRSLFDGNSTLWASWVIVDGDLRVFFSGDTGYFDGFKAIGERLGPFDVTLMETGAYDAQWPYVHMQPDDTVQAHVDLRGRWLVPIHNGTFDLAMHRWQEPFERVVGLAAARGIALSTPRMGERVDLDAPHRGERWWRDVVEVGAPKAARRVFCRAARVE, from the coding sequence ATGAAATCGATCATCGGCTCCATCAATCAGGTTTTGGGATTCGCGGCGGCGCAGCGCAGCCGTGCGTTGTCGAGCATGTCGCCGCAGCACGATGGCGAGCGCTTTCGCAATGTGAAGCCGCGCCCTGTCGAGGGATTGGGCAAGACGTTGCGGATTGCGTGGAATGTGATCTTCAACAAGCCGCGCGGCACTGAGCCGTCCGGCGCTTTGCCCGTCGATGCGCTGACGCGCGCGGACCTCGATGCCGCGCCGGACAGGAGCCTGTTCCGTCTTGGTCATTCGACGATGCTGCTCAAGCTGCGCGGCCAGTTCTGGCTGACCGATCCGGTATTTGCGGAACGCGCGTCGCCGTTCAAACGGATGGGGCCGAAGCGTTTCCATGCGCCGCCGATCGCGCGCGATGCGTTGCCGCCGTTGCGCGGTGTGATTCTGTCGCACGATCACTATGATCATCTGGATCGCGAGACGGTGCTTGCGCTGGCCGAAACGACGGGCGTGTTTCTGACGCCGCTCGGGGTTGGCGACCGGTTGATCGAGTGGGGCATCGATGCGTCGAAGGTGCGGCAGTTCGACTGGTGGCAGGGTGTTGAGATCGACGGCGTGCGGTTGACGGCGACGCCTTCGCAGCATTTTTCGGGGCGTAGTCTGTTCGACGGGAATAGCACGCTGTGGGCGTCGTGGGTGATTGTCGACGGTGACTTGCGGGTGTTTTTTAGTGGTGACACCGGGTACTTCGATGGTTTCAAGGCGATTGGCGAGCGGCTCGGGCCGTTCGATGTGACCTTGATGGAGACGGGCGCGTATGACGCGCAATGGCCTTACGTGCATATGCAACCCGACGATACGGTGCAGGCGCATGTCGATTTGCGTGGTCGCTGGCTGGTGCCGATTCATAACGGGACTTTTGATCTGGCGATGCATCGGTGGCAGGAGCCGTTCGAGCGTGTCGTAGGGCTGGCCGCTGCGCGCGGTATTGCGCTTTCGACGCCCCGTATGGGGGAGAGGGTTGATCTGGATGCGCCGCATCGCGGGGAGCGGTGGTGGCGGGATGTTGTTGAGGTTGGTGCGCCTAAGGCGGCGCGGCGGGTTTTTTGTCGGGCTGCCAGGGTGGAGTGA
- a CDS encoding RidA family protein, protein MTEPTQFWMIEGAPTPVGPFSHATESGGWVFVTGQMPTSPDDDTAPLPEGVAAQTKRVMDNLVLVLKGIGLGLEHVVSARIFLTEFKRDYATMNAVYAAHFPPGRLPARTCVGVTGLARDALVEIDFIARRPG, encoded by the coding sequence ATGACCGAACCCACCCAGTTCTGGATGATCGAAGGCGCGCCGACGCCGGTCGGCCCTTTCTCCCATGCAACGGAATCAGGCGGCTGGGTCTTCGTCACGGGCCAGATGCCCACCTCCCCAGACGACGACACAGCCCCCCTGCCCGAGGGCGTCGCCGCGCAAACCAAACGCGTCATGGACAACCTCGTGCTGGTCCTCAAGGGCATCGGTCTCGGCCTCGAACACGTCGTGTCGGCGCGTATCTTCCTCACTGAATTCAAACGCGACTACGCAACCATGAACGCCGTCTACGCCGCGCATTTCCCGCCGGGACGGCTGCCCGCGCGCACCTGCGTCGGCGTAACCGGTCTCGCACGCGACGCACTCGTCGAGATCGACTTCATCGCGCGCCGTCCGGGCTGA
- a CDS encoding aldo/keto reductase: protein MRSRRPSARRDFLQRALTLPLAMSIPSLGAAQQKPPPRMERRAIPSTGEPLPVVGCGTWRTFDVGDDPNGQARLADVLKVLFAAGGSAIDSSPMYGSSEAVAGTLLTRLDAHHKAFVATKVWTQGKAAGIAQMEESMRRLQQSTIDLMQVHNLVDWRTQLATLRDWKARGRVRYIGITHYTSGAFDDVASVMRSEKPDFVQINYAADDRDAGQRILPLARDLGIAVVINQPFGGGGLLSRVSKTPLPAWANDIGCVSWAQLLLKFVLAQPAVTVVIPGTGRPEYMADNVHAGVGPYPDKAMCKQIVEAVGG from the coding sequence ATGCGTTCCCGTCGACCGTCCGCGCGCCGCGATTTCCTGCAGCGCGCGCTAACGCTGCCCCTCGCGATGTCCATTCCGTCGCTGGGCGCCGCCCAGCAAAAACCGCCCCCACGCATGGAACGGCGCGCCATTCCATCGACAGGCGAGCCCTTACCCGTGGTCGGCTGCGGCACCTGGCGCACCTTCGACGTCGGCGACGATCCGAACGGCCAGGCGCGGCTCGCCGACGTGCTGAAAGTGCTGTTCGCAGCGGGCGGCTCGGCAATCGACTCGTCCCCGATGTACGGCTCGTCCGAAGCCGTCGCCGGCACGCTGCTCACGCGGCTCGACGCGCACCACAAGGCGTTCGTCGCGACCAAGGTGTGGACGCAAGGCAAAGCCGCAGGCATCGCGCAGATGGAAGAGTCGATGCGCCGCCTGCAACAGTCGACAATCGACCTGATGCAGGTCCACAACCTCGTCGACTGGCGCACGCAGCTCGCCACGCTGCGCGACTGGAAAGCGCGTGGGCGCGTTCGCTATATCGGTATCACGCACTACACGTCCGGCGCGTTCGATGACGTCGCCAGCGTGATGCGCAGCGAAAAGCCCGACTTCGTGCAGATCAACTACGCAGCCGACGATCGCGATGCCGGGCAGCGCATCCTGCCGCTCGCACGCGACCTCGGCATCGCCGTCGTGATCAATCAGCCGTTCGGCGGCGGCGGGCTGCTGTCGCGCGTCAGCAAGACGCCGCTGCCTGCGTGGGCCAACGACATCGGCTGCGTGTCGTGGGCGCAACTGCTGCTGAAATTCGTGCTCGCGCAACCCGCCGTCACCGTCGTGATTCCCGGCACGGGACGCCCCGAGTACATGGCCGATAACGTGCACGCAGGCGTGGGTCCATACCCCGACAAGGCGATGTGCAAGCAGATTGTCGAAGCCGTCGGCGGGTAG